Genomic DNA from Chloroflexia bacterium SDU3-3:
AGGCGCTGGACTGCATGATCGAGCACGGGCACTCGCGCGTGCCAGTGTACGAGGAGAGCATCGACCAGATCGTGGGCATCCTCTACATCAAAGATCTGCTGCCGGTGCTGCGCGAGGGTCGACGCGATGAGGCGATCGGCGGGCTGCTGCGCGCCGCCTACTTTGTGCCCGAGACGATGAAGGTCGACCAGCTGCTCAAAGAGCTGCGCACCCGCAAGAGCCACCTGGCGATCATGGTGGATGAGTACGGCGGCACCGCCGGGCTGGCCACTATCGAGGATCTGTTGGAGGAGATCGTCGGCGACATCCAGGATGAGTCCGACGCCGAAGATCTGGCGATCGAGCACATTGGCGAGGGCGAGGTGATCGCCGACGCCCGCATCTCGCTCGACGATCTGAACGACGCCACCGACCTGCGCCTGGAGTCGAGCGACTCGGATCGGCTGGGCGGCCTGATCTACGAGCAGCTCGGGCGCGTGCCGCAGGTGGGCGACACAGTCGAGCTAGAGCGCGATGTGGTGATCACGGTGCTCTCGGTCGAGGGGCTGGGGCCGAAACGGCTGAAGATCACCTTCCCGCAGGAGCAGGAGATAGCCGCCAATGGCGGTGGACGAGGAGCGCAGAGCGATGATAACAGCTGATGACGCCGCGCTGATCGAAGCGGCGCGCGAAGGGCGGGCGCGAGCCTACGCCAGCTACTCGCAGTTTGCGGTGGGCGCGGCGGTGCGAACAGCCAGCGGGCAGATCTTCCACGGCTGCAATATCGAAAATGCGGCCTACCCGGCCACATGCTGCGCCGAGCGGGTGGCGATCTTCAGCGCCTACGCCGCAGGCCAGCGCGATATTGTGGCGCTGGCGGTAGTGGCCGACACGCCAGGGCCGGTCAGCCCCTGCGGCAGCTGCCGCCAGGTCATCTTCGAGCTGGCCCACGACGCGCGTATCATCCTGGCCAACATGGGCGATGCGGCGGTGGCGACCACGCCCGAGGCGCTGCTGCCCGGCGGGTTCACCCCCCAGGATCTGCACGAGGGCCGAGGCTAGCGCCCAGAACCCAGCAAAAAGCGCCCGGCGGACATATACCCGCCGGGCGCTTTTTGCGTGGGCGCTACCCCCACCAGCTATCCACCTCATCCAGGGCGTGGGCCGCGCTCAGCAGCAGCTCGGTGCCGCCCAG
This window encodes:
- the cdd gene encoding cytidine deaminase — protein: MITADDAALIEAAREGRARAYASYSQFAVGAAVRTASGQIFHGCNIENAAYPATCCAERVAIFSAYAAGQRDIVALAVVADTPGPVSPCGSCRQVIFELAHDARIILANMGDAAVATTPEALLPGGFTPQDLHEGRG